DNA from Roseimicrobium sp. ORNL1:
GTAAGTCAGTCTGAATGGGAGGAACGACGATACGCCACGCTTCTAGCGCATTTCCTGCACCCGGCATCTCTTTCTTTTTTCCCCGGCCTGAGAACGGTGCCGCGCCGTATCCATTTTGCCCGGATGGCGCATCCCCCACCCAGCCATGCGGGTGACCCGCACCGCTGACCGTACGTACGCATGCCCAAGGCCAAGGACCAAACCCGCCAGAAGCTCTTCCTCGAAGGGCCCATTGGGAAGGCGCTCTTCACCCTCGCGGTGCCGGTGATTCTCGGGCAGATCCTCCAGACCGGCTACAACCTGACAGACGCCTTCTGGGTGGGGCGGTTGGGTGCCTCCGCCGTGGCAGCGGTCTCGGTGAGCTTCCCGGTGACATTCCTGGTCATCGCGCTCGGCTCAGGCATGGCCATGGCCGGCGCCACCCTCACGGCGCAGTACATGGGCGCAGGGCGGCAGGACATGGTGAACCATGTGGCCGCGCAGACCATGCTGCTCATGACGGGGATCTCCATGGTGCTGGGCATCACTGGCTACCTGCTCGCACCGCACCTGCTCACGCTGCTCGGAGTAGAGCCGGAGGTACACGCGGGCGCGCTGAGCTTCATGCGGGTGTCGTTCATCGGCATCATCTTCGTGGTGATCTACGCCATGTTCCAGGCTCTCATGCGCGGTGTGGGGCAGGTGCGTGTACCGCTCTTCATTGTTGCTGGCACCGTGTTGCTGAACTTCCTGCTGGACCCGCTCTTCATATTCGGCTGGGGACCGATTCCCGCCCAAGGCGTGCGCGGCGCAGCCATCGCCACGATGGTGACGCAGATGCTCGCGGCAGCGATTGGCATCACCATCTTCCTGCGTGGACGGCATGGCATCCAGCTTTCCTGGCGTGGGTTCCGCCCCGACTTTCCGTACGTCAAGCGGGCCTTCATGCTGGGCTTTCCTGGTTCTGTGGAACTCTCCACGCGAGGCTTGGGACTCATGATCATGTCCTTCCTCGTGGCCAGCTTCGGCACCCACACGATTGCGGCCTATGGAGTAGGCGCGAATATCCTGCAGTTCATCACCATTCCCGCGATGGGCATGTCCATGGCGGTGTCCACATTGGTGGGGCAGAACATCGGCGCGGGAAATATGCATCGCGCAGAGCGGGTGGCCATCCTAGGCGCCACGGCGGGGTTTCTCATTCTCTCCCTTGTGGGTGTCGTGGCCTACTTCTCCGCGGAGCACATCGTAGCCTTCTTTGTGCCCACGGATCCGTATGTGATTTCCCATGGCGCGGAATTCATCCGCACCATGTGCCTCGCGTGGGGCTGCATCGGGGTGCAGTTGTGCATCGTAGCGGCATTCCGGGCTTCGGGAAATATGCTCACCGCCATGGTGCTTGCGCTGGTGGCGCAGTGGATGATTCAGTTCCCCCTCGCCTATGTGCTCTCCAAGCACACCACGCTGCAGGCGAATGGCCTGTGGTGGGCCTTCCCCGTGACCAATGTGCTGATTGCCATCGTCTCCGTCTGCTGGTTCGCCCAAGGCGGCTGGA
Protein-coding regions in this window:
- a CDS encoding MATE family efflux transporter; protein product: MPKAKDQTRQKLFLEGPIGKALFTLAVPVILGQILQTGYNLTDAFWVGRLGASAVAAVSVSFPVTFLVIALGSGMAMAGATLTAQYMGAGRQDMVNHVAAQTMLLMTGISMVLGITGYLLAPHLLTLLGVEPEVHAGALSFMRVSFIGIIFVVIYAMFQALMRGVGQVRVPLFIVAGTVLLNFLLDPLFIFGWGPIPAQGVRGAAIATMVTQMLAAAIGITIFLRGRHGIQLSWRGFRPDFPYVKRAFMLGFPGSVELSTRGLGLMIMSFLVASFGTHTIAAYGVGANILQFITIPAMGMSMAVSTLVGQNIGAGNMHRAERVAILGATAGFLILSLVGVVAYFSAEHIVAFFVPTDPYVISHGAEFIRTMCLAWGCIGVQLCIVAAFRASGNMLTAMVLALVAQWMIQFPLAYVLSKHTTLQANGLWWAFPVTNVLIAIVSVCWFAQGGWKKTRLTEEDKEMVKVTDETMAEEGLR